A DNA window from Bombus huntii isolate Logan2020A chromosome 10, iyBomHunt1.1, whole genome shotgun sequence contains the following coding sequences:
- the LOC126870257 gene encoding uncharacterized protein LOC126870257, whose protein sequence is MILMILLSAIFGRICTTPIANVWLGPIGSVTPLRQYHVQDGSGGYRYSFTGPHHAKSESSSNGITRGGYSYIDSNGILQTVTYTADDENGFRVSASNLPQPPKNDVRAIQDKPQAKKKSRSEELQESRLTDRSNYQSNILSYEILPPYFSFANHDTRNLAVREIAQNPNNPFLLSKSEAERIEVPKPDPSLSKILPSSTISSSPSSSIRSDRQRKNEEQSSVDTIQTPVTVPAPYVLPVLPYRLLHSALHHTQDSLGQYDYSYTGDSSAKTESRSLDGTTRGAYSYIDPNGLLQQVHYVADHNGFRVMATNLPQAK, encoded by the exons ATGATACTC ATGATTCTGTTGAGTGCGATTTTCGGACGAATCTGCACGACTCCGATCGCGAACGTTTGGCTCGGTCCGATAGGATCTGTGACGCCGTTGAGGCAATACCACGTACAGGACGGATCCGGCGGATATCGTTACTCATTCACGGGACCTCATCACGCAAAATCGGAATCCAGTTCGAACGGCATCACGCGGGGCG GTTATTCGTATATCGACTCGAATGGCATTTTGCAAACAGTGACTTACACGGCGGACGATGAAAATGGATTCAGAGTGAGCGCCAGTAATTTACCACAGCCGCCGAAAAACGATGTTCGGGCGATTCAGGACAAGCCGCAAGCGAAGAAGAAGTCTCGCTCGGAGGAGCTACAAGAGTCGCGGCTGACAGATCGATCGAATTATCAGTCAAACATCCTGTCTTACGAGATCCTGCCACCTTATTTTAGCTTTGCGAACCATGACACGAGGAATTTAGCTGTTCGTGAAATCGCA CAAAACCCGAACAATCCATTCTTGCTGTCGAAATCGGAAGCTGAAAGGATCGAGGTGCCAAAGCCAGACCCGAGTCTCTCAAAGATATTACCTTCGTCGACCATTTCCTCATCGCCATCGTCATCCATTCGATCCGATAGACAACGCAAGAACGAAGAACAATCATCTGTGGACACCATCCAGACGCCTGTAACTGTCCCTGCGCCCTATGTACTTCCGGTTTTACCGTACAGACTATTGCACAGCGCCCTCCACCACACTCAAGATTCTTTAGGCCAATACGATTACAGTTATACCGGAGATTCGAGCGCGAAAACAGAATCTAGATCTTTGGATGGGACGACCAGGGGTGCTTATAGCTATATCGATCCAAACGGGCTTCTGCAACAGGTTCATTACGTGGCAGATCATAATGGGTTTAGGGTCATGGCCACGAATCTGCCGCAAGCAAAGTAA
- the LOC126870249 gene encoding rRNA N6-adenosine-methyltransferase ZCCHC4, protein MECFWSDLSKHPQCPHGPTLLFGTHENGKLKKFYVCAACRERKMCKFYLREGEKLTKHQAAKWEQERKQFMSRYHHRQLYVRFNDIMSVPPESRCYCYTCEQLISKTEKDVMKKHKNHDIREGLTDYQIRHPTEILKPLENSRQEAQYFFTKQSTEDIANILVKLGAKQILCIGTPKIHEYILENHEDTMSTLLLDFDGRFHNFFGPLNYCWYNLLNNHFFNETAVHVFKDFLMQGGGKGTYLVCDPPFGSRVEPMSWTIKRISDLHKKWNNIEDEENCLRIMFIFPYFMESIMKQKSNPPGVPGGLKDLKMTDYKVSYDNHPLFITDSNATKSPSPIRIFTNVPLNLVELPKSNGYRYCKKCQKWVAKENKHCKKCQECTSKNGLTYKHCDICKRCVKPYWKHCITCKRCVVTKHLCGQKPKVTGKCLKCNEAGHTEKECDTSEEIHADTVAETKKTEKRKASDEKEVINNVKKKKVNDSRESGEKKKEPIIENIKKAAESSEKKGTKRKVTTEFKVKASKKSQLLKMHKKIKKLQSKPNGVVSRKKRTKKQQT, encoded by the exons ATGGAATGCTTTTGGTCCGACTTGAGTAAACATCCTCAATGTCCACATG GACCAACTTTATTATTTGGCACGCATGAAAATGGCAAATTGAAGAAGTTTTATGTATGTGCAGCTTGCCGCGAGAGAAAGAtgtgtaaattttatttaagagagggagaaaaattaacaaaacaTCAAGCGGCTAAATGGGAACAAGAGAGGAAACAGTTTATGTCTCGTTATCATCACAGGCAATTATATGTACGTTTTAATGATATAATGTCGGTACCGCCTGAGAGCAGGTGTTACTGTTATACTTGTGAACAATTGATATCTAAAACTGAGAAAGATGTGATGAAAAAACACAAAAATCATGATATAAGAGAAGGTCTTACAGATTATCAGATAAGGCATCCAACAGAAATTTTAAAACCATTAGAAAATTCTAGGCAAGAAGCTCAGTATTTCTTCACAAAACAATCAACAGAGGACATAGCAAATATACTTGTGAAATTAGGAGCAAAGCAAATTCTTTGTATCGGTACTCCGAAAATTCATGAATATATTCTAGAAAATCACGAAGACACAATGTCCACGCTTTTATTGGATTTTGATGGAAGATTC CATAATTTTTTTGGACCACTCAATTATTGTTGGTATAATCTGttaaataatcatttttttaatgaaaccgCTGTCCACGTGTTTAAAGACTTTCTTATGCAAGGTGGGGGAAAGGGCACATACTTAGTATGCGATCCACCATTTGGTAGTAGGGTGGAACCAATGTCTTGGACTATAAAAAGAATCTCTGATCTTCATAAAAAGTGGAATAACATAGAGGATGAAGAGAATTGTTTAAGAATTATGTTTATATTCCCATATTTTATGGAATCTATAATGAAACAAAAGAGTAATCCACCTGGTGTACCAGGAGGTCTGAAGGACCTGAAAATGACTGATTACAAAGTATCTTATGATAATCATCCGTTATTTATAACAGACTCCAATGCTACAAAGTCACCGTCGCCTattagaatttttacaaatgTACCGTTAAACTTAGTTGAACTTCCAAAATCGAATGGTTATAGATATTGTAAAAAATGTCAGAAGTGGGTTGCTAAAGAGAATAAGCATTGCAAAAAATGTCAAGAGTGTACCTCGAAAAATGGCCTCACATATAAACACTGTGATATATGCAAACGATGTGTAAAACCTTATTGGAAACATTGCATAACATGTAAAAGATGTGTCGTAACGAAACATTTATGTGGCCAAAAGCCGAAAGTTACCGGAAAATGTTTAAAGTGTAATGAAGCTG GTCATACTGAGAAAGAATGTGATACGAGTGAAGAAATTCATGCAGACACAGTGGCGGAGACTAAGAAAACTGAAAAACGCAAGGCTAGTGACGAAAAAGAGGTGATCAACAAcgttaaaaagaagaaagtaaacGATTCGCGTGAATCcggagaaaagaagaaagaaccaataattgaaaatattaaaaaagcaGCGGAAAGTTCggagaaaaaaggaacgaaGAGAAAAGTAACAACGGAGTTTAAAGTAAAAGCTTCGAAAAAGTCTCAACTGTTGAAGAtgcataaaaaaattaaaaagttacagAGTAAGCCAAACGGCGTTGTaagtagaaagaaaagaacaaagaaaCAACAAACATAG
- the LOC126870253 gene encoding uncharacterized protein LOC126870253, with protein sequence MQSLIPLMLALSLASGARLNLVPYAYLSTPVPVFNHFQNTRTGEHAYSYAGGPSAKEEIKDADGIVRGSYSYVDANGILQSAFYVADENGFRVAATNIPSDENSNSETTHIILARSAGKASSTFSRRRRSLEDSNLDSNENNANRNGQSENFDKDKDVAQDSSQIVSQPLLLSNGIPLATSHQSQVQVHSSARLDVAEGEAKAKPVDLKPILPVQTILEGLPVLARAPTYHENRIELHKQLGIEGPRPKNAVKINPEPLTIVRSSPPANHIASTIVSRGTVAAVPVIAEQSIPVIPAAEIGTASVTTSISSHGVTQIHGPWKITDGDVAIPGIPNVVAKESIPVAVEKKNVPITTAGIVKEAVSVIPITKEADLATATVTTSVSSHGISQIHGDSKVNIEPAWLVKATPIAQLHPVVNVVPIYLR encoded by the exons ATGCAATCACTG attccGCTGATGCTGGCTCTGAGCCTAGCTTCAGGAGCGCGTCTGAACCTGGTCCCGTACGCGTACTTGTCCACCCCTGTTCCAGTATTCAACCATTTCCAGAACACGAGGACAGGTGAACATGCTTACAGCTACGCTGGTGGGCCATCCGCGAAAGAAGAAATCAAAGATGCCGATGGAATTGTCCGTGGTTCCTACAGCTATGTGGACGCCAATGGAATTCTTCAATCAGCCTTCTACGTCGCCGATGAGAACGGATTCCGTGTAGCCGCGACGAATATTCCTTCGGATGAAAATTCCAACAGCGAAACGACTCACATCATCCTCGCTAGGAGCGCAGGCAAAGCATCTTCGACGTTTAGTCGCAGAAGACGTAGCTTGGAGGATTCAAACCTGGATTCTAATGAAAATAATGCTAATCGGAATGGACAATCTGAGAATTTCGATAAGGATAAGGATGTCGCGCAAGATTCGTCACAGATTGTGTCGCAACCTCTGTTGTTGAGCAACGGCATTCCGCTGGCGACCTCACATCAGAGTCAAGTTCAAGTGCATAGCAGCGCGCGGTTGGACGTGGCGGAAGGCGAGGCCAAGGCGAAACCGGTTGACCTGAAGCCGATCCTGCCGGTGCAGACCATATTGGAAGGGTTGCCAGTGCTCGCTCGCGCGCCTACCTATCACGAGAACCGCATAGAATTGCACAAGCAGTTGGGAATCGAGGGGCCCAGGCCGAAAAATGCGGTTAAGATAAACCCAGAGCCACTGACCATCGTCCGATCTTCTCCGCCGGCTAATCATATTGCTTCTACCATCGTCTCTAGGGGAACTGTTGCTGCGGTGCCTGTCATCGCCGAGCAATCTATACCTGTTATCCCAGCTGCTGAAATTGGCACCGCGTCCGTAACCACGTCCATCTCTAGTCACGGTGTTACTCAAATTCATGGACCATGGAAAATCACCGACGGAGATGTAGCTATCCCCGGTATTCCAAACGTTGTTGCTAAAGAAAGTATTCCTGTAGCTGTGGAGAAGAAGAACGTACCAATTACTACTGCTGGAATCGTTAAAGAGGCTGTTTCTGTGATACCAATTACCAAGGAAGCTGATCTGGCTACAGCTACGGTTACTACATCCGTTTCCAGTCATGGGATCAGTCAGATTCATGGCGACTCCAAGGTGAATATCGAACCTGCGTGGCTAGTTAAGGCTACACCCATTGCTCAGCTTCATCCCGTTGTCAATGTTGTACCGATTTATCTTCGTTAG
- the LOC126870252 gene encoding serine protease HTRA2, mitochondrial — MAAPLTRTSWSVLKRNQFQYKQLLTISFVDRFTQYKHSYTQDQRSRISDKTIRNVLFYTIFFSGFGYILYKWKEGCQDRLSNLINPMFTIHAKPVSWDGNDNRSRYNFIADVVEKSAPAVVYIEIQNNKRFDFQTGKPFNISNGSGFIVESDGLILTNAHVVTAKPNTTVKVRLYDGTTYTGVVEDIDVHSDLATVRINKKNLPVMRLGSSTNLRPGEFVVAIGSPLALSNTITSGVISSVSRHSQELGLLNKQMAYIQTDAAITFGNSGGPLVNLDAEAIGINAMKVTSGISFAIPIDYAKDFLKKAEMRRKGKGTQFAAEKPKTQYIGVTMLTLTPDLFYELQKKLKGIPHNIRYGVLIYKVIVGSPAHLGGLQAGDIVTHVNDEEVESSASIYKAIESSRILRMTVIRGLEVLHLRIEPEEI; from the exons ATGGCTGCCCCCTTGACACGTACATCTTGGTCcgttttaaaaagaaatcagTTCCAGTATAAACAACTCTTAACAATTTCGTTTGTGGATCGTTTTACACAATACAAACATTCGTACACGCAAGATCAGAGGTCGCGAATTTCTGACAAAACAATTAGAAATGTCTTGTTTTACACTATTTTCTTCTCCGGTTTTGgttatattttgtacaaatgGAAAGAGGGTTGTCAGGACCGACTCAGCAACCTGATAAATCCTATGTTCACGATACATGCTAAACCAGTTTCTTGGGATGGAAATGACAATAGAAGTAGGTATAATTTTATAGCTGACGTGGTTGAGAAATCAGCTCCTGCAGTAGTGTACATTGAAATCCAAAACAACAAAAG ATTTGATTTTCAAACAGGTAAACCGTTCAACATAAGCAATGGATCTGGTTTCATCGTTGAATCAGATGGTTTGATATTGACAAATGCTCATGTTGTTACTGCTAAGCCTAACACAACCGTCAAG GTACGTCTTTACGATGGAACTACTTATACCGGCGTCGTGGAAGACATCGATGTGCACAGTGATCTTGCAACTGTGCGAATTAACAAG AAGAACTTACCGGTAATGAGGCTCGGTTCTTCTACAAATCTTAGGCCAGGAGAATTTGTAGTGGCTATTGGATCCCCATTAGCTTTAAGTAACACAATAACGAGTGGTGTAATAAGCAGCGTAAGCAGGCATAGCCAGGAACTTGGCCTTCTTAACAAACAGATGGCCTATATACAAACAGATGCGGCAATCACT TTTGGCAATTCAGGTGGTCCATTGGTTAATTTAGATGCAGAAGCGATTGGTATAAATGCAATGAAGGTGACATCTGGCATTTCTTTTGCGATACCCATAGACTATGCTAAAGACTTTTTGAAAAAAGCAGAAATGCGCAGGAAAGGCAAAG GTACACAATTTGCCGCAGAGAAACCAAAAACTCAATATATCGGGGTTACAATGCTCACCCTTACCCCGGATCTTTTCTACGAATTgcaaaaaaaattgaaaggaaTTCCACACAACATCAGATATGGAGTTCTGATTTATAAAGTCATTGTAGGGTCGCCAGCACACTT GGGAGGTTTACAAGCTGGTGATATCGTGACGCATGTGAATGATGAAGAAGTGGAATCATCCGCCAGTATCTACAAAGCCATAGAATCGTCCAGGATTTTGAGAATGACTGTGATCAGAGGCCTAGAAGTGTTACATTTGCGAATCGAGCCggaagaaatttaa